A window of the Ipomoea triloba cultivar NCNSP0323 chromosome 14, ASM357664v1 genome harbors these coding sequences:
- the LOC116004596 gene encoding LOW QUALITY PROTEIN: pentatricopeptide repeat-containing protein At2g17140-like (The sequence of the model RefSeq protein was modified relative to this genomic sequence to represent the inferred CDS: deleted 1 base in 1 codon), giving the protein MDQVKTLTKALIKNSNNPKLAWLLFKRSLSAPNPPPFQSIPPITRILIRANMFPQLHALHHFLLSQPPHASLPTLFTVVKIVAKSGHIDHAFSLFQSIRTLFPDRPPLVSLYNLLIQTSLKQNRQNSASWLYKDLTFAGVSPETYTFNLLISGLCDSGRLQDARKLFDKMSDKGCEPNEYTFGILIRGYCLSGIACEGLELLDLMKKMGLCPNMIVYNTLISTFCKEGKVKEAERLVQSMREEDGLVPDIVTFNSRISALCDLGKVPEASRIFMDMQVDEEYGLPRPNIITFNVMLEGFCKEGMLEEAKSLVESMKKLGLFSDVRSYNIWLLGLMRNAKMLEAQSLLTEMVDKGIEPSIYSYNIVIDGLCKNGMVADAGLLMGLLKFTGISPDTVTYTTLLHAYCIKGKVNEANNILNDMMNSGCTPNTYTCNTLLHSLWKEGKVSEAEKLLQKMNERGYPLDSVSCNIMIDGISKTGKVDKAVEIIGEMWTHGSAALGNLGNLFLGLVDGGNDQKKCLPDLITYSTIINSLCKDGRLGEAKKKFVEMMERKLFPDSIVYNTILHHLCNRGKIAYAFQVLKDMEKKGCKKSLQTYNSLILVLGSKKQIFEMSGLMDEMRERGIFPNVYTYNIMIQCLCEEGRTEEATFLLEEMLQKGTLPNTYTFELLIKTYCRIGEFRPAQELFEISLSICGHRETLYRIMFNELLAGGEIMEAKLLFETALDRCFDVGGFLYKDLIDRLCKGDNLEIARDVLKRMMSSIYGFDPASFMPVIDGLRRMGNKRESNELADHMLEMVSTGKVGSKAYQNYMELNHERQNKYGTTDWQKIVHRDDGSAIAMRSLKRVLNGWGQGCIYSFQAQKDEILDNWCWLKLKVSIFESIAI; this is encoded by the exons ATGGATCAAGTCAAAACGCTCACTAAGGCTCTcatcaagaattcaaacaacCCCAAACTAGCATGGCTACTCTTCAAGCGCTCTCTCTCTGCTCCCAATCCTCCCCCTTTCCAATCAATCCCTCCCATCACCCGTATCCTCATTCGCGCCAATATGTTCCCCCAACTCCACGCTCTCCATCATTTCCTCCTCTCCCAACCCCCCCACGCCTCACTTCCTACTTTATTCACCGTCGTCAAAATCGTAGCCAAGTCCGGTCACATCGACCACGCTTTTTCTCTCTTCCAGTCTATCCGCACGCTCTTCCCCGATCGACCCCCATTGGTTTCACTTTACAATTTGCTCATCCAAACTTCTCTTAAGCAGAACCGTCAAAATTCTGCATCTTGGTTGTATAAAGATTTGACTTTTGCCGGGGTTTCTCCAGAGACTTACACTTTCAACCTTCTGATCTCTGGTCTCTGTGATTCTGGTCGCTTACAGGATGCTCGCAAGTTGTTTGACAAAATGAGTGACAAAGGATGTGAGCCTAATGAATATACTTTTGGCATTTTGATCCGAGGGTATTGTTTATCCGGAATTGCTTGTGAAGGTTTGGAACTTTTGGACTTAATGAAGAAGATGGGTCTTTGTCCTAATATGATTGTATACAATACTTTGATTTCCACGTTTTGTAAGGAAGGTAAAGTGAAAGAAGCTGAGAGACTAGTGCAGAGTATGAGAGAGGAGGATGGGCTTGTTCCTGATATTGTAACCTTCAATTCAAGGATTTCAGCTCTTTGTGACTTAGGGAAGGTTCCGGAGGCTTCAAGGATCTTCATGGATATGCAGGTAGATGAGGAGTATGGGTTGCCAAGGCCCAATATCATAACATTTAATGTGATGTTGGAAGGATTTTGCAAGGAAGGAATGTTGGAGGAAGCAAAATCCTTGGTTGAGTCAATGAAGAAACTTGGTTTGTTCTCTGATGTGAGGAGTTATAATATTTGGCTATTAGGGCTAATGAGGAACGCAAAGATGTTGGAGGCTCAATCTCTTTTAACAGAAATGGTGGACAAAGGAATAGAaccaagtatatattcatataacaTTGTGATAGATGGTCTTTGCAAGAATGGAATGGTTGCTGATGCTGGATTGTTGATGGGTTTATTGAAATTTACTGGAATCTCCCCAGACACAGTCACTTACACTACTCTACTCCATGCCTACTGCATAAAAGGTAAAGTTAATGAGGCAAACAATATTCTTAATGACATGATGAACAGTGGCTGTACTCCTAATACTTACACCTGTAATACCCTGTTGCATAGTCTGTGGAAAGAAGGTAAGGTATCAGAAGCAGAGAAGTTGCTGCAAAAGATGAATGAAAGGGGTTACCCTTTGGATAGTGTGAGTTGTAACATCATGATTGATGGTATTTCTAAAACTGGCAAGGTGGACAAAGCAGTTGAAATCATTGGGGAAATGTGGACTCATGGAAGTGCTGCCCTTGGCAATTTAGGAAATTTATTTCTTGGCTTGGTGGATGGGGGTAATGATCAGAAGAAGTGCTTGCCTGATTTGATCACTTATTCAACCATTATCAATTCCTTATGCAAGGATGGGAGACTAGGTGAAGCCAAGAAGAAATTTGTTGAGATGATGGAAAGAAAATTGTTTCCTGATTCAATTGTTTACAATACTATTTTGCATCACTTGTGTAACAGGGGTAAAATAGCTTATGCATTTCAGGTTCTAAAGGACATGGAGAAAAAGGGCTGCAAGAAGAGCTTGCAAACTTACAACTCTCTGATCCTTGTGTTGGGAtccaaaaaacaaatatttgaaaTGTCTGGCCTGATGGATGAAATGAGAGAAAGAGGGATTTTTCCAAATGTTTACACCTACAATATTATGATTCAATGTCTATGTGAAGAAGGAAGAACTGAAGAAGCCACTTTTCTTTTAGAAGAAATGCTGCAGAAAGGAACACTACCTAATACGTATACctttgaattattaattaaaacataCTGCAGGATTGGAGAGTTCAGACCAGCACAAGAGTTGTTTGAAATTTCCCTAAGTATCTGTGGCCACAGAGAAACTCTTTATAGAATAATGTTTAATGAGTTGCTTGCTGGAGGAGAAATCATGGAGGCTAAGTTATTATTTGAAACTGCTTTAGATAGATGTTTTGACGTGGGTGGCTTCCTTTACAAAGATCTTATTGACAGACTGTGCAAGGGCGATAATTTGGAAATTGCTCGTGATGTTTTGAAGAGGATGATGAGTTCTATATATGGGTTTGATCCTGCATCATTTATGCCAGTTATTGATGGTTTACGTAGGATGGGAAATAAGCGTGAATCTAATGAACTTGCTGACCATATGCTCGAGATGGTTTCCACAGGTAAGGTGGGAAGCAAGGCGTACCAAAATTATATGGAGTTAAATCACGAGAGACAAAATAAGTATGGAACAACTGACTGGCAGAAAATTGTGCACAG AGATGATGGCAGTGCAATCGCCATGAGAAGCTTGAAGCGGGTACTTAATGGGTGGGGTCAA ggatgtatatatagttttcaaGCCCAAAAGGATGAGATTTTGGATAATTGGTGTTGGTTGAAGCTTAAAGTTAGTATTTTTGAGTCAATTGCCATTTGA